From Equus przewalskii isolate Varuska chromosome 17, EquPr2, whole genome shotgun sequence, the proteins below share one genomic window:
- the SLC40A1 gene encoding ferroportin: protein MTRAGGPNRQGGCCGSLANYLTSAKFLLYLSHSLSTWGDRMWHFAVSVFLVELYGNSLLLTAVYGLVVAGSVLALGAIIGDWVDKNARLKVAQTSLVVQNVSVILCGIILMMVFLHKDELLTMYHGWVLTSCYILIITIANIANLASTATGITIQRDWIVVVAGADRSKLADMNATIRRIDQLTNILAPMAVGQIMTFGSTVIGCGFISGWNLVSMCVEYFLLWKVYQKTPALAVKAALKVEEAELKQLNLHKETEPKPLEGTHLMGEKDPNIRELEDEHEQSCASQLAEPFRTFRDGWVSYYNQRVFLAGMGLAFLYMTVLGFDCITTGYAYTQGLSGSVLSVLMGASAITGIMGTVAFTWLRRKCGLVRTGMISGFAQLSCLILCVISVFMPGSPLDLSVSPFEDIRSRFIQAEPLSTTTKIPEIFTTEMHTSNRSDPVNIVPETSLKSEPIISVSLLFAGVIAARVGLWSFDLTVTQLLQENVIESERGIINGVQNSMNYLLDLLHFIMVILAPNPEAFGLLVLISVSFVAMGHIMYFRFARKTLGNRLFVCGSDETEVTEENAANTSVV from the exons GGAGATCGGATGTGGCACTTTGCAGTGTCTGTGTTCCTGGTGGAGCTCTATGGAAACAGCCTCCTCTTGACTGCAGTCTATGGGCTGGTGGTGGCAGGGTCTGTCTTGGCCCTAGGGGCCATCATTGGCGACTGGGTGGATAAGAATGCCAGACTTAAAG TGGCCCAGACTTCGCTGGTGGTACAGAATGTTTCGGTCATCCTGTGTGGAATCATCCTGATGATGGTTTTCTTACATAAAGATGAGCTTCTGACCATGTACCATGGATGGGTTCTT ACTTCCTGCTATATCTTGATCATCACTATTGCAAATATTGCAAATTTGGCCAGTACTGCAACTGGAATCACAATCCAGAGGGACTGGATTGTTGTTGTTGCAGGAGCAGACAGAAGCAAATTAGCAG ATATGAATGCTACAATACGAAGGATTGACCAGTTAACCAACATCTTGGCCCCCATGGCTGTTGGCCAGATTATGACATTTGGCTCCACGGTCATTGGCTGTGGTTTCATTTCGGGATGGAATTTGGTGTCTATGTGTGTGGAGTACTTTCTGCTCTGGAAGGTTTACCAGAAAACCCCTGCTCTAGCTGTGAAAGCTGCgcttaaagtagaggaagctgaaTTGAAACAGCTGAATTTACACAAAG AAACTGAGCCAAAACCCCTGGAGGGAACTCATTTAATGGGTGAGAAAGACCCTAATATCCGTGAGCTTGAAGATGAGCACGAGCAGAGCTGTGCCTCCCAGTTGGCCGAGCCCTTCCGCACCTTCCGAGATGGATGGGTCTCCTACTACAATCAGCGGGTGTTTCTGGCGGGCATGGGTCTTGCTTTCCTCTATATGACTGTCCTGGGCTTTGATTGTATCACCACAGGGTACGCCTACACTCAGGGGCTGAGTGGATCCGTCCTCAGTGTTTTGATGGGCGCATCAGCCATAACTGGAATAATGGGAACTGTGGCCTTTACTTGGCTCCGTCGGAAATGTGGCCTGGTTCGGACTGGGATGATCTCAGGGTTTGCACAGCTTTCCTGTTTGATCTTGTGTGTGATCTCCGTGTTCATGCCTGGAAGCCCCTTGGACTTGTCCGTTTCTCCTTTTGAAGATATCCGTTCTAGGTTCATTCAGGCAGAGCCACTGTCCACAACTACAAAAATACCTGAAATCTTTACAACTGAAATGCACACATCAAACAGATCTGATCCTGTTAATATTGTCCCAGAGACGAGTCTTAAATCTGAGCCCATAATCTCTGTCAGTCTGCTGTTTGCAGGCGTCATTGCTGCTAGAGTCG GTCTTTGGTCCTTTGATTTAACTGTGACACAGTTGCTGCAAGAAAATGTAATTGAATCTGAAAGAGGCATTATAAATGGTGTGCAGAATTCCATGAACTATCTCCTTGATCTTCTGCATTTCATCATGGTCATCCTGGCTCCGAATCCTGAAGCTTTCGGCTTGCTCGTATTGATTTCAGTCTCCTTTGTGGCAATGGGCCACATCATGTATTTCCGGTTCGCCCGCAAAACTCTGGGCAACCGGCTTTTTGTCTGTGGTTCTGATGAAACAGAAGTTACGGAGGAAAATGCAGCTAATACATCTGTTGTGTAA